One Tetrapisispora phaffii CBS 4417 chromosome 2, complete genome genomic region harbors:
- the TPHA0B03850 gene encoding serine/threonine-protein kinase (similar to Saccharomyces cerevisiae SAT4 (YCR008W); ancestral locus Anc_1.423), whose product MAAVVHQNTSLTKKNSFLKRNITKYFGSNQVQANDSITKTNDLTIETKNLQPSSSPPSTVSSNSSSINSTPKVQNNPSCNDSTPTLTSVTNPNNNVFEVNNKLSINEDATHIHNLQNLKRKDNISSFIKKISISKNKNEGVKNIANAKWAVQDLFTDNNFTVEKSNNFNSNSNSDNNNNNGNNTKHNKSNLWNSNNNSSPLCTQNRISGFLKNINENVDVSSSKGPNDLPMPKSAPKPTLSTTVMETHAKMNFSDIYGCCKEIIGKGSYGTVRLCQKKSELKNSKPIFYAVKEIKRKENESCDIFLRRITSEFCISSSLKHPNIVQTLDLFADNEKNYFEVMEYCPGGDLFTLITSSENGKLTQIEADCFFKQILSGVNYMHDMGVAHRDLKPENILLTATGIVKIIDFGSSECFRMAWETNVHYTDYICGSTQYIAPEEYTKEKFDPRAVDVWACGMIYMAMVIGRHLWTTAQKSDEIYSTFLNDIKTEDGFEPIENFSDVNCKNVIYSILEPSPSRRLTTKQIMNCPWVKGIQCCGSK is encoded by the coding sequence ATGGCTGCTGTGGTACACCAAAACACATCTTtgacaaagaaaaatagtTTTTTAAAACGTAATAttactaaatattttggttCAAATCAAGTCCAAGCAAATGATTcaataacaaaaacaaatgatCTCACTATAGAAACAAAGAATTTGCAACCTTCAAGCTCACCTCCTTCAACAgtttcttctaattcatcGTCAATCAACTCAACTCCTAAAGTTCAAAATAATCCATCATGTAATGATTCAACGCCAACATTAACTTCAGTCACTAAtcctaataataatgtctTCGAggtaaataataaattatcgATAAATGAAGATGCTACTCATATACATAATCTGCAGAATTTAAAACGTAAGGACAATATTTCAtcattcattaaaaaaatatcgatatcgaaaaataaaaatgaaggTGTTAAAAATATAGCTAATGCAAAATGGGCTGTTCAAGACTTATTCAcagataataatttcacagtagaaaaatcaaacaattttaattcaaatagcaatagtgataataataataacaatggTAATAACACTAAACACAacaaatcaaatttatggaactcaaataataattcatctcCTCTATGCACACAAAATAGAATATCAGGTTTCctaaaaaatatcaatgaGAATGTTGATGTCTCAAGTTCAAAAGGTCCAAATGATTTACCTATGCCGAAATCAGCCCCCAAACCAACTTTATCAACAACTGTAATGGAGACTCATGCAAAAATGAATTTCTCAGATATATATGGTTGTtgtaaagaaattattggTAAAGGTTCATATGGTACAGTAAGATTGTGTCAAAAAAAAagtgaattgaaaaattcaaaaccTATTTTCTACGCAGtgaaagaaattaaaaggAAAGAAAATGAATCTTGTGACATCTTCTTAAGGAGAATAACATCAGAATTTTGCATCTCTTCATCATTAAAACATCCAAATATTGTGCAAACTCTAGATTTATTCGcagataatgaaaaaaattattttgaagtAATGGAATATTGCCCAGGTGGTGATTTATTCACTTTAATAACATCATCAGAAAATGGTAAATTAACTCAAATTGAAGCtgattgtttttttaaacaGATACTATCAGGTGTTAATTATATGCATGATATGGGTGTAGCACATAGAGATTTGAAACCggaaaatatattattgactGCAACTGGTattgttaaaattataGACTTTGGCTCAAGCGAATGTTTCAGAATGGCTTGGGAGACAAATGTTCACTACACAGATTATATCTGTGGTTCCACTCAATACATCGCTCCAGAGGAAtatacaaaagaaaaattcgATCCAAGAGCAGTGGATGTTTGGGCTTGTGGTATGATTTATATGGCAATGGTGATAGGACGCCATTTATGGACAACTGCTCAAAAAAGCGatgaaatttattcaaCGTTTCTCAATGACATTAAAACAGAAGACGGTTTTGAACCAATAGAAAACTTTTCAGATGTCAATTGTAAAAATGtgatttattcaattttagaACCATCACCAAGTAGGCGTTTAACGACGAAACAAATTATGAATTGTCCATGGGTTAAAGGAATTCAATGTTGTGGTagcaaataa